In Microbacterium sp. No. 7, the genomic window GCTCGTGCGCCCGGTCCCTGTGCAGCCGGGCGGGCCTCCGCTCATCATGGGCGGCAGCACGCCGCTCGCCGCCCGCCGCGCCGCGCGCATCGCCGACGGCTTCGACCCGTCGACGCCCGCCGTGCTGGACGAGTACGTCGCCGAGTGCGAGCGGCTCGGGAAGGCGCCCGGCGACCATCGGCGCCGCGTCGGCCCGTTCTCGCTGCACGTGTCGCTCGACCCGGAGCGGACCAGGGCCCTGCTCGAGCCGCACGTGCGGCACGAGCAGAACGCCTACCGGCAATGGGATGCGGACGTCACCATCATCGCCGGTGAGCAGGAGGAGACCGACGTGTGGTCGGCCGGGACACACGTCGTCGTGACGCCGGAGCAGGCCGTCGACGCCCTCGATGCGCTCGACGGGTCAGGCGTCTTCACTCTGCATCCGCTCGTCGCCGGCGTCGACCCCGAGGTGGCCTTCGAGAGCATGACGCTGCTGCGGGATCGCGTGCTGCCGAGCCTCTCCGCGCGGCGCGCCTGATCCC contains:
- a CDS encoding LLM class flavin-dependent oxidoreductase, coding for MCDASPSMDDRLPRRRGPALALRFDLRAPAFGTPPAELYEAALVLSELADGAGFERITVSEHHHADDGYLPAVTVMAGAIAARTRRARIRFSALILPLHDPLRVAEDLAVLDVISAGRAEATVAAGYRAVEFEMLGVPFAGRGTRLASSIGVLRTAWRGEPFEVEGRPALVRPVPVQPGGPPLIMGGSTPLAARRAARIADGFDPSTPAVLDEYVAECERLGKAPGDHRRRVGPFSLHVSLDPERTRALLEPHVRHEQNAYRQWDADVTIIAGEQEETDVWSAGTHVVVTPEQAVDALDALDGSGVFTLHPLVAGVDPEVAFESMTLLRDRVLPSLSARRA